The following are encoded together in the Thiobacillus sp. SCUT-2 genome:
- a CDS encoding urea ABC transporter substrate-binding protein has product MSTRWRIVVFVGGLLATALGMLLWLHPPPVAPIRIGVLHSLSGTMAVSERPLVDAVRLAVEEINAAGGLLGRPVEIHLADGRSDNAAFAAEAERLVAHEKVSALFACWTSACRTAVKPVVELHGALMFYPLQYEGLEQSPAIYYTGSAPNQQIIPGTRWAMDTLGKRVYLVGSDYIFPRTANLLVRDLVEANQGAVLAERYRPLGDPDFGAIVAEIRGLKPDVILNTINGDSNVHFFRALKDAGLGTVPVMSFSVAEAELKAIGPAAFHPHHFAVWSYFQSLPGEDNRRFVAAFKQRYGADRVTSDPTESAYVGVRLWAQAVRDAGTAAPEQVNHAMHHQSMAAPSGLVAVDRTTHHLWKQVRIGRARADGQFDIVWTSGEALRPQPFPDYRSPAEWEAMVRQLSGGRT; this is encoded by the coding sequence ATGAGTACCCGTTGGCGTATCGTGGTTTTTGTGGGCGGCTTGCTGGCGACCGCGCTGGGGATGCTGCTTTGGTTGCATCCGCCGCCGGTCGCGCCGATCCGGATCGGCGTCCTGCATTCGCTCAGCGGCACCATGGCCGTGAGCGAGCGTCCGCTGGTCGATGCGGTGCGGCTCGCGGTCGAGGAAATCAATGCCGCGGGCGGCCTGCTCGGACGGCCGGTGGAGATCCACCTTGCCGATGGCCGTTCCGACAACGCCGCGTTTGCCGCGGAGGCCGAGCGCCTGGTCGCGCACGAGAAGGTCAGCGCCCTGTTCGCGTGCTGGACCTCGGCCTGCCGCACGGCGGTGAAGCCGGTGGTGGAACTGCACGGCGCCCTGATGTTCTATCCGCTGCAATACGAGGGCCTGGAACAGTCGCCCGCGATCTATTACACCGGGTCCGCACCCAACCAGCAGATCATTCCCGGAACCCGCTGGGCCATGGACACCCTGGGCAAGCGCGTCTACCTGGTCGGCTCGGACTACATCTTTCCGCGCACCGCCAACCTGCTCGTCCGCGACCTGGTCGAGGCCAACCAGGGTGCCGTGCTGGCGGAGCGCTACCGCCCACTGGGCGATCCGGACTTCGGCGCCATCGTTGCGGAGATCCGCGGGCTGAAGCCCGACGTGATCCTCAACACCATCAATGGCGACAGCAACGTGCATTTCTTCCGTGCGCTCAAGGACGCCGGCCTCGGCACGGTCCCGGTGATGTCCTTCAGCGTCGCCGAGGCTGAGTTGAAGGCGATCGGCCCGGCGGCCTTCCACCCCCACCATTTCGCGGTCTGGAGCTACTTCCAGAGCCTGCCCGGCGAGGACAACCGGCGCTTCGTCGCCGCGTTCAAGCAGCGATACGGGGCCGACCGGGTCACCAGCGACCCCACGGAATCCGCCTACGTCGGCGTGCGGCTGTGGGCACAGGCCGTGCGCGACGCGGGTACGGCCGCGCCGGAGCAGGTCAATCACGCCATGCATCACCAGAGCATGGCCGCGCCCTCCGGACTCGTCGCCGTCGACCGGACCACCCACCATTTGTGGAAGCAGGTGCGCATCGGCCGGGCCCGTGCCGACGGCCAGTTCGACATCGTCTGGACGTCCGGCGAGGCATTGCGGCCCCAGCCCTTTCCCGACTACCGTTCGCCTGCCGAATGGGAGGCGATGGTCCGACAGCTGAGCGGCGGCCGCACATGA